The Candidatus Scalindua japonica genome includes a region encoding these proteins:
- a CDS encoding DUF1573 domain-containing protein, which yields MKKLLLFTFLLFLPFLSSLIFCTGFVKADPPPESTVTENKKIVVGKDVSAQSPKIFFETPNHNFGQVFKGQKVEHIFKFENRGIADLEIKKVKTSCGCTAAILSDKIIPPGETGEIKTTFNTGSYRGKVKKSITVKSNDPDNLSYMLTISGEITELITTDPKRINFGSVYIGVKTEKTITVTSDSDFKINKVAPSTPLLNASITEVNANKYTIKVTSKGSDKIGRFSGVINLETDNSLQPKVTIPVFGEITGDITTYPKRIYYGKVKKGEGRVQKVFVKLNKENIQISGVKINPDYLSAEIIENYKKNNLQFLIEVRLHENAAVGKLNGLLEINTSSKVQPVIKVPIVGEVT from the coding sequence ATGAAAAAGTTACTGCTATTTACCTTTTTACTCTTTTTACCATTTCTTTCATCCTTGATTTTCTGCACAGGATTTGTCAAAGCAGATCCACCTCCGGAAAGCACCGTTACTGAAAATAAAAAAATTGTTGTCGGTAAAGACGTTAGCGCGCAATCTCCCAAAATATTCTTTGAAACACCAAACCACAATTTTGGACAAGTATTTAAAGGGCAGAAGGTTGAACACATATTTAAGTTTGAGAACCGGGGAATCGCAGACCTGGAAATTAAAAAAGTTAAAACCTCTTGCGGGTGTACTGCCGCAATATTATCAGACAAGATCATACCTCCCGGCGAGACCGGCGAGATCAAGACTACATTTAATACAGGTTCCTATAGAGGAAAGGTAAAGAAGAGCATAACAGTAAAGAGCAATGACCCTGATAACCTGAGTTACATGCTGACCATTTCCGGCGAGATCACTGAGTTGATAACAACAGATCCCAAAAGAATCAATTTCGGCTCAGTATACATTGGAGTGAAAACAGAAAAGACCATTACTGTCACGTCAGACTCTGATTTCAAGATAAATAAAGTCGCGCCTTCAACACCCTTACTAAACGCCTCCATTACGGAAGTAAATGCCAACAAGTACACTATTAAAGTGACATCAAAAGGCAGCGATAAGATAGGTAGATTCAGTGGGGTTATAAACCTGGAAACTGACAATTCGCTTCAGCCAAAAGTTACAATACCGGTATTCGGTGAAATAACAGGAGATATTACCACCTACCCTAAGAGAATCTATTATGGTAAGGTTAAAAAAGGAGAGGGAAGAGTCCAGAAAGTTTTCGTTAAATTGAACAAAGAGAACATTCAAATATCAGGAGTTAAAATAAATCCGGATTATCTAAGCGCTGAAATCATTGAAAACTATAAGAAAAACAATTTGCAATTTCTGATTGAAGTACGATTACATGAAAATGCTGCAGTTGGTAAATTAAACGGATTACTTGAGATCAACACAAGCAGTAAGGTGCAACCTGTCATTAAAGTACCAATCGTGGGTGAAGTGACCTAA
- a CDS encoding DUF2442 domain-containing protein encodes MSTLIDMPRTACFRNGEIIIYMKSGAELRFPVAKNLRLAKGTARQLNNIEISPFGVHWPDLDEDLSFRGIADGDYGQRRKKA; translated from the coding sequence ATGAGTACCTTGATTGATATGCCGCGTACTGCTTGTTTTCGTAACGGTGAAATTATTATCTATATGAAGAGCGGTGCAGAGTTACGCTTTCCTGTGGCGAAAAACTTGCGTCTAGCGAAAGGGACCGCAAGGCAGTTGAATAATATTGAGATCTCACCATTCGGTGTCCATTGGCCTGATTTGGATGAAGACCTTTCATTCCGAGGGATTGCGGATGGAGACTACGGACAACGTCGAAAAAAAGCGTGA
- a CDS encoding type II toxin-antitoxin system Phd/YefM family antitoxin — MSQTVSVAKMKSHLSEYIAKSTYKKERFIITRRNKQVAALINIDDLHLIEQKEERMGLASLIGKWKHFDEIEESLEDIPNLRKKGGTGRDVSL; from the coding sequence ATGAGCCAAACCGTCTCGGTAGCTAAAATGAAAAGCCATCTATCTGAGTATATTGCAAAAAGCACTTATAAAAAGGAGCGATTTATTATTACCAGGCGCAATAAACAGGTGGCAGCCTTAATAAACATTGACGATTTACATCTTATTGAACAGAAGGAAGAACGTATGGGCCTGGCTTCCTTAATAGGAAAATGGAAACATTTTGATGAAATAGAAGAATCCCTGGAAGATATTCCAAATCTCAGAAAAAAAGGAGGAACAGGCAGAGATGTATCTCTTTGA
- a CDS encoding type II toxin-antitoxin system VapC family toxin, with translation MYLFDTDTITGVLKKSPFPGLVKKLQKLKKSNQFISTITISEIVYGAYKSARPDYHIERLEELLLPAVNILLFDTKASYICGRLRAELQQKGMALSLADLQIASIAIANDLILITGNTKHFKRIDILQIDNWLK, from the coding sequence ATGTATCTCTTTGATACGGACACGATAACAGGCGTATTAAAGAAATCTCCTTTTCCCGGATTAGTTAAAAAACTACAAAAACTCAAGAAATCCAACCAATTTATTTCAACTATAACTATTTCTGAAATAGTATATGGAGCATATAAAAGCGCCCGACCAGACTACCATATTGAAAGATTGGAAGAGCTTCTTCTTCCTGCTGTAAACATTTTACTATTTGATACTAAAGCCTCATATATTTGTGGTAGATTAAGAGCGGAGTTGCAACAAAAAGGCATGGCCCTTTCACTGGCAGACCTGCAAATTGCCTCTATCGCCATTGCAAATGATTTAATCCTGATTACCGGAAATACGAAACACTTTAAGAGAATAGACATATTACAGATTGATAATTGGCTGAAATAA
- a CDS encoding IS91 family transposase translates to MISLSSIIETFIADFITLYHGSILPSQFKALAAMKDCRTTQSRVMLVQCNDCEKQVFVPHSCGNRNCPHCQSHECQQWLERQLKKEVPADYFMLTFTIPKELRSLAWQHQRLLYSIMIQCCWETVKTFVQNDSVLQGNAGAITVLHTHSRSLDYHPHIHLVMPAGAINQKKKLWSFKKSEGKTRYLFNHKALAKVFRAKMLDAVNKAALTLPVNYPKTWVVDCKFVGNGEKALVYLGRYLYKGVIQEKDIITCKDGQVTFRYQDSKSKKMLTRTLPGPQFLRLILQHVLPKGFRRTRNFGFLHPNSKRLIALLQYLTGINPNKSSAWFRERPKLTCKCCGGIMKIIKTMIPPSHKSRSFPYKLTKEEAVLVM, encoded by the coding sequence ATGATATCTCTCTCCTCTATAATTGAGACCTTCATTGCTGACTTTATCACTCTTTATCATGGTTCGATCCTGCCAAGTCAATTCAAAGCCCTGGCAGCCATGAAGGATTGTCGCACTACGCAAAGCCGCGTCATGCTGGTCCAATGTAATGACTGTGAAAAACAGGTTTTTGTACCGCACTCCTGCGGTAACCGCAATTGTCCTCATTGTCAGAGTCATGAGTGTCAGCAGTGGTTGGAGCGTCAACTGAAAAAAGAAGTGCCTGCTGACTATTTTATGCTCACCTTTACTATACCCAAAGAGCTTCGATCATTAGCATGGCAGCATCAACGCTTGCTTTACTCGATAATGATACAGTGTTGTTGGGAAACCGTAAAAACCTTTGTCCAAAATGACAGCGTATTACAAGGAAACGCTGGAGCCATCACTGTTTTGCACACCCACTCTCGCTCTCTCGATTACCACCCGCATATCCATCTGGTAATGCCAGCCGGGGCCATCAATCAGAAGAAAAAGCTTTGGAGCTTCAAAAAAAGCGAAGGAAAGACGCGGTACCTTTTCAATCACAAAGCGCTGGCTAAAGTGTTTCGAGCAAAAATGCTCGATGCCGTGAACAAAGCGGCTCTTACGCTTCCAGTTAATTATCCCAAAACATGGGTCGTCGATTGCAAATTTGTCGGCAACGGTGAAAAGGCACTGGTCTATCTTGGTCGTTATCTCTACAAAGGGGTCATTCAAGAGAAAGATATTATTACGTGCAAAGATGGTCAGGTGACCTTTCGTTACCAGGATAGTAAGAGCAAAAAAATGCTCACAAGAACACTTCCCGGCCCGCAGTTTCTCAGGTTGATTCTCCAGCATGTTCTACCCAAAGGTTTCAGGCGAACACGGAACTTTGGTTTCCTCCACCCTAATAGCAAACGCTTGATTGCATTGCTTCAGTACCTTACCGGTATCAACCCGAATAAGTCGTCAGCCTGGTTCAGAGAGCGTCCAAAGCTTACGTGCAAATGCTGTGGAGGAATAATGAAGATCATAAAAACGATGATACCTCCATCACACAAATCCAGGTCTTTCCCCTACAAGTTAACAAAAGAGGAGGCTGTTCTGGTTATGTAA
- a CDS encoding DUF6873 family GME fold protein has translation MFAIIDARSPEKSINKLKEHVDDLFMFQTNAITENSISGHPDIFIYRDKKQLVVAPNAPIDLFEFLDNHHIAYLKGERAVGKTLYNSVQYNCLGTSGLFFHKSGYTDHKIMKINKNKKFINLPQAYTRCSLVHLCKDNYLTSDRGIEKVLLNKGFSCFYFSPEEIIIHDHKNGFIGGAIGIWGKRIFFNGNMEIHADGQRLKEHLLHFSFEIVNLSDHYLYDGGCIFFV, from the coding sequence ATGTTTGCAATAATTGACGCCAGATCACCTGAAAAGTCTATCAATAAATTAAAAGAGCATGTTGATGACCTCTTTATGTTCCAGACAAACGCGATAACAGAAAATTCTATTTCCGGACATCCGGACATCTTTATCTACCGGGATAAGAAACAACTTGTTGTTGCCCCAAACGCACCTATTGATCTTTTTGAATTCCTGGACAACCACCATATTGCCTATCTCAAAGGCGAAAGGGCTGTAGGAAAAACTCTGTATAACAGTGTCCAATATAACTGTCTGGGTACCTCTGGATTATTTTTTCACAAATCTGGATACACAGATCACAAAATTATGAAAATTAATAAAAATAAAAAATTTATTAATTTGCCACAAGCCTACACACGATGCAGTCTGGTACATCTGTGTAAAGACAACTACCTGACCTCTGACAGGGGGATAGAAAAAGTGTTGTTAAATAAGGGATTTTCCTGTTTCTATTTTAGTCCGGAAGAGATAATCATACATGACCACAAAAATGGTTTTATTGGAGGGGCAATTGGTATATGGGGTAAAAGAATATTCTTTAATGGGAATATGGAGATACATGCAGATGGGCAAAGACTAAAAGAACACTTATTGCATTTTAGTTTTGAAATTGTAAATCTTTCAGATCATTACTTATATGACGGAGGTTGTATATTTTTTGTTTGA
- a CDS encoding elongator complex protein 3, with the protein MKKHSNIPIFIPELACPHQCVFCDQQKISGTHSIPGPDDVKDIVERHLKTIPENRIISIAFFGGSFTGLPVDLMEQYLKEAFMYVKSGRVSGIRLSTRPDYINKSVLELLKKYRVTTIELGIQSTNREVLQRSGRGHTVDHIKDASYLISKYGFELGLQMMIGLPGDNYERSIQTASDIVSLGAVNTRIYPAIVIKGTTLEKFYHEGEYTPLTLKQAVEWTKDIVQIFETGNIAIIRMGLHPSEELITGKSLIAGPFHASFKEMVMTQIWKEILDTELNKFNTRKVKITVSNKQIHYAIGYRQANRELLNSRGYNVRFVSNPGFSKYQINVCNN; encoded by the coding sequence ATGAAAAAACACTCTAACATACCAATATTTATCCCGGAGTTGGCTTGCCCACATCAATGTGTTTTTTGTGATCAGCAGAAGATAAGTGGTACGCACTCAATCCCTGGACCAGATGATGTTAAGGATATTGTAGAACGACATCTTAAGACAATACCTGAAAACAGAATAATTAGTATCGCGTTTTTTGGTGGCAGTTTTACCGGACTGCCTGTTGATCTAATGGAACAATATCTGAAAGAAGCATTCATGTATGTTAAAAGTGGGAGAGTATCAGGTATCAGGCTATCTACAAGACCGGATTATATAAACAAATCAGTTCTGGAATTACTGAAGAAATATAGAGTAACGACTATAGAGTTGGGCATCCAGTCTACTAACCGTGAAGTATTACAAAGATCAGGACGGGGACATACCGTTGATCATATCAAAGATGCGTCTTATCTGATCTCTAAATATGGATTTGAACTGGGACTTCAAATGATGATCGGATTACCGGGAGACAATTATGAGAGATCAATTCAGACTGCCAGTGATATAGTTTCATTAGGAGCAGTGAATACACGAATTTACCCCGCAATTGTTATAAAAGGAACAACTCTCGAAAAGTTTTACCATGAAGGGGAATATACACCATTAACACTTAAACAGGCAGTGGAATGGACAAAGGACATTGTTCAAATATTTGAGACAGGCAACATAGCTATCATAAGAATGGGATTGCATCCTTCAGAAGAACTGATCACGGGAAAATCACTGATTGCAGGTCCATTTCACGCCTCTTTTAAAGAGATGGTGATGACTCAAATATGGAAAGAGATACTTGATACTGAACTGAATAAATTTAATACGAGAAAAGTTAAAATAACAGTTTCCAATAAGCAGATACATTACGCGATAGGGTATAGGCAGGCAAATAGAGAATTGTTAAATTCAAGAGGCTACAATGTCAGGTTTGTCAGTAATCCCGGTTTCTCTAAATACCAGATAAATGTTTGCAATAATTGA
- a CDS encoding phosphatidylglycerophosphatase A, with protein MLRHKICWIIATWFGPGLLPKAPGTWGSLSAIPFAYLISIYTCPYALLSSTVALFFIGMWVSDKIEESAQIKDPDFIVVDEVAGQWIALLPLPLLYNIYGPDLFFSISIPITVVAFITFRVFDIWKPWPVNFADKNFRGGFGIMFDDVIAGMYSLIVTSVLTVGVVMSF; from the coding sequence ATGCTGAGACACAAAATTTGCTGGATTATTGCTACGTGGTTTGGTCCAGGACTGTTACCAAAAGCACCTGGAACATGGGGAAGCCTGTCAGCTATTCCTTTTGCATATTTAATTTCAATATATACTTGTCCCTATGCACTGCTCTCCTCCACTGTTGCTCTGTTTTTCATAGGAATGTGGGTATCAGATAAAATAGAAGAGAGTGCTCAAATAAAAGACCCCGACTTCATTGTTGTTGATGAAGTTGCAGGTCAATGGATAGCCCTGCTCCCCCTGCCGCTGCTCTATAACATCTATGGTCCTGATTTATTCTTCTCAATTTCTATTCCAATAACGGTAGTTGCTTTTATAACTTTCAGAGTCTTTGATATATGGAAACCATGGCCGGTTAATTTTGCAGACAAAAACTTTCGGGGAGGTTTTGGAATTATGTTTGACGATGTTATTGCTGGGATGTACTCGCTAATAGTAACATCCGTGTTGACAGTGGGAGTGGTTATGTCATTTTAG
- a CDS encoding rhodanese-like domain-containing protein gives MKQHAKKFLTIVHDAKSRIRETNVEEVKIKLDRGDRFFLVDVREESEWKKGHIINAIYIGKGVIERDIEKNISDTGAEIILYCGGGFRSALAADNLQKMGYTNVISMDGGYGGWVKAGYPTET, from the coding sequence ATGAAACAACACGCAAAAAAATTTTTAACCATTGTTCATGATGCAAAAAGTAGAATTAGAGAGACTAATGTGGAAGAGGTCAAAATTAAACTTGACCGTGGAGACAGATTTTTCCTGGTCGATGTCCGTGAAGAGAGTGAATGGAAAAAAGGACATATAATAAATGCTATATATATTGGGAAAGGGGTCATTGAGCGTGACATTGAAAAGAATATCAGTGATACAGGAGCAGAAATCATATTGTACTGTGGAGGTGGATTTCGTTCTGCATTAGCTGCAGATAATTTACAGAAGATGGGCTATACCAATGTGATCTCAATGGATGGCGGATATGGTGGCTGGGTCAAGGCCGGTTATCCAACTGAAACCTGA
- a CDS encoding HopJ type III effector protein yields MALESFLKKLKECPEKVEFNDTMDIVDSLYVFTPSAFKNGNLFNEAGQNSGSCKVFSFGRLHDLTPEQTLACFGSYYRNDVLKHPDNSDHQNIRNFMKTGWSEVHFDSKPLHAKSEKNK; encoded by the coding sequence ATGGCTCTTGAATCATTTCTCAAAAAACTTAAAGAGTGCCCGGAAAAAGTTGAATTTAATGATACCATGGATATTGTAGATTCTCTCTATGTTTTTACACCTTCCGCATTTAAAAATGGCAACTTGTTTAATGAAGCCGGTCAGAACTCAGGATCATGTAAAGTCTTTTCCTTTGGCCGTCTCCATGATTTGACACCAGAACAGACATTGGCCTGTTTTGGCAGTTATTATCGAAATGATGTTTTAAAACATCCTGACAACAGTGATCATCAGAATATTCGTAATTTCATGAAAACAGGCTGGTCAGAAGTTCATTTTGACAGTAAACCTTTGCATGCAAAGTCTGAAAAAAATAAATGA
- a CDS encoding ion transporter, producing the protein MSITQKETIKRSVEQESDNNWRDVLYDVIFKADTVPGKSFDVALIVIIALSVITVIINTVDTIDQKYGHFLHMAELVFTVIFTIEYILRLICCRRPVAYAKSFFGVVDLFSILPTYISVFLPSSHVLAVVRIIRVLRIFRVLKLVKYVGESELLIDALRSSRRKITVFLFSVITIVIIFGSVMYIVETPENGFTNIPQSIYWAVVTLTTVGYGDMTPQTHIGKVLSMVIMVMGYGIIAVPTGIVTAEMTKAMRHHNKVSSNVCEGCGYRWHDDDAHYCKHCGNSL; encoded by the coding sequence ATGAGTATCACACAAAAAGAAACGATAAAGCGATCTGTAGAGCAAGAAAGTGATAATAACTGGCGGGACGTTTTGTATGATGTTATCTTCAAGGCAGATACTGTGCCTGGGAAATCCTTTGATGTTGCATTGATCGTTATTATTGCTTTGAGTGTGATAACGGTAATTATTAACACTGTTGATACTATAGATCAAAAATATGGACACTTTCTGCATATGGCAGAGCTGGTATTTACTGTTATTTTTACTATTGAGTATATCCTGAGATTGATATGCTGCAGAAGGCCGGTTGCCTACGCTAAAAGTTTTTTTGGTGTCGTTGACCTATTCTCTATACTGCCAACATATATCAGTGTTTTTCTACCAAGTAGTCACGTTTTAGCGGTTGTACGAATCATCAGAGTCCTCCGGATCTTTCGCGTTCTTAAGCTTGTTAAGTATGTAGGCGAATCAGAACTGCTCATAGACGCATTGCGGTCAAGCAGACGAAAAATAACCGTTTTCCTGTTCTCCGTTATAACGATTGTTATTATCTTTGGTTCTGTAATGTACATTGTAGAGACACCGGAAAACGGGTTTACCAATATACCGCAAAGTATTTACTGGGCAGTTGTTACACTTACAACAGTGGGATATGGAGATATGACCCCACAAACACACATAGGAAAAGTATTGTCTATGGTAATTATGGTTATGGGGTATGGAATAATTGCCGTCCCAACCGGAATTGTCACTGCTGAAATGACAAAAGCCATGAGACATCATAATAAAGTTTCATCAAATGTGTGTGAAGGGTGCGGTTACAGGTGGCATGATGATGACGCGCATTATTGTAAACATTGTGGTAACTCGTTATAA
- a CDS encoding GMC family oxidoreductase: MNTDYDVCIIGSGAGAGPVALTLAESGYSVLVLEKGPWFEEKDFYKDELAFRYGAYSPKLKDEQHVIEKADGHGGWIGKSTFDSGRSFWRGNCVGGSSNFMSGFFFRLKPDDFRLLSVFGPIDGANIVNWPISYEDLEPYYTKVESIVGVSGRVINHPNLEPRSTSDFPYPPTLEHPFSGWFDNTCQKLGLNPLPTPRAILSTMKMMRQSCGYSGWCGSYGCATGAKGSSRAALLNPALNSGHCEIRPHSKVYKLNSNSQGNVVTAEYYDKTGSSQQVYAKIFVVACQAIETSRLLLSSPGPRHKKGLANNNGQVGRNLLFSAGGIGSGDFLYKNLDEDKVESLKYQGRFVNRNLQDWYVMKNSEFGKREKGGTIDFLIEHPGPIAKAIGQKWDDNNQLIWGMDLKQALKSYFTTKRHIKYETFCDWLPTDDCFVTLDTRVKDKWGTPVSRVRVGYHSHDIKVGNYLAEKADSVLQAMGLTNIHSNVNGNAPANLVAGGCRFGKDPEKSVLNQDCRAHDVENLYVTDGSFMPTGGSVPYTWTIYANAFRVADKIIEHLSSI; the protein is encoded by the coding sequence ATGAATACGGATTATGACGTATGTATTATCGGAAGTGGGGCAGGTGCAGGCCCTGTTGCTCTGACTTTGGCAGAATCAGGATATTCCGTACTTGTTCTTGAAAAAGGGCCATGGTTTGAGGAAAAAGATTTTTACAAAGATGAACTTGCTTTCAGGTATGGTGCTTACTCACCAAAATTGAAAGATGAACAACATGTAATAGAAAAAGCGGATGGACATGGTGGATGGATAGGCAAATCTACTTTTGATTCAGGGAGAAGTTTCTGGCGAGGAAACTGTGTCGGAGGCTCCTCGAATTTTATGAGTGGTTTTTTTTTCAGATTGAAACCAGATGACTTCAGACTGCTTTCAGTTTTTGGCCCGATCGATGGAGCAAATATTGTAAATTGGCCGATCTCATATGAAGATCTTGAGCCATATTACACAAAAGTAGAATCAATAGTCGGAGTATCTGGGCGTGTTATTAACCATCCAAATCTTGAACCACGCTCTACCAGTGATTTCCCGTATCCTCCTACTCTTGAACATCCGTTTTCCGGATGGTTTGATAATACCTGCCAGAAACTGGGGTTAAATCCATTACCAACTCCACGAGCAATTCTATCAACCATGAAAATGATGCGTCAGAGTTGCGGCTATTCAGGCTGGTGTGGCAGCTATGGATGTGCAACTGGCGCGAAAGGGAGTTCCCGGGCGGCATTACTCAACCCCGCTCTTAATTCAGGACATTGTGAAATCAGACCGCATAGTAAGGTCTATAAGCTGAATAGTAATTCTCAGGGAAATGTAGTTACTGCTGAGTATTATGACAAGACGGGTAGCTCTCAACAAGTCTATGCTAAGATTTTCGTAGTTGCATGTCAGGCAATTGAAACATCACGACTGTTACTCTCTTCCCCTGGGCCTCGTCACAAAAAAGGCCTTGCAAACAACAACGGCCAGGTGGGAAGGAATCTTCTTTTTTCAGCCGGAGGTATAGGTAGTGGTGATTTTCTCTATAAAAACCTTGATGAAGATAAAGTAGAATCACTGAAATACCAGGGACGCTTTGTCAACAGGAACCTGCAGGACTGGTATGTTATGAAAAATTCTGAATTTGGGAAGAGAGAGAAGGGCGGTACTATTGATTTCCTTATTGAGCATCCCGGTCCAATTGCAAAGGCAATAGGACAGAAATGGGATGATAACAACCAACTGATCTGGGGCATGGACCTTAAACAGGCACTGAAATCGTATTTTACGACAAAACGACACATAAAATACGAAACATTCTGTGATTGGCTACCGACAGATGACTGTTTTGTTACTCTGGACACCAGGGTTAAAGATAAGTGGGGAACTCCCGTATCTCGGGTAAGAGTTGGCTATCATTCACATGATATCAAGGTAGGTAATTATCTGGCAGAAAAAGCGGATAGCGTATTACAAGCCATGGGCTTAACAAACATTCATTCCAATGTCAACGGTAATGCACCGGCAAACCTTGTAGCTGGTGGCTGCCGGTTTGGGAAAGATCCTGAAAAATCTGTTCTTAATCAGGATTGCCGTGCCCATGACGTTGAAAATCTCTATGTTACAGACGGTAGCTTTATGCCAACAGGCGGTAGTGTTCCATATACCTGGACAATTTACGCAAACGCATTTCGTGTAGCGGACAAGATCATTGAACATTTATCTTCTATTTAA
- a CDS encoding gluconate 2-dehydrogenase subunit 3 family protein, with protein MFINRRTFLLRVSGFFTTLLLPSFIVRASIKRSTNQLTDPWFTINIVQDHLFPSETDSPGAIEINALTYLQNLVASPALDQDEKEFILNGVKWLNDLSLEKHEAVFTQLSKLQQTDMLNQITKSKAGRRWVSRLLTYIFEALLGDPVYGGNPDGIGWKWLNHHPGFPRPPKRKLYWNLRRV; from the coding sequence ATGTTTATAAATAGACGTACATTTCTTTTACGAGTGTCTGGTTTTTTCACTACACTTCTTTTGCCTTCATTTATTGTCCGTGCATCAATAAAACGTTCGACAAACCAACTCACAGATCCATGGTTTACAATTAATATTGTTCAGGATCATCTTTTTCCATCAGAAACTGATTCACCCGGAGCAATAGAGATCAATGCGTTAACATATTTACAAAATCTTGTTGCAAGTCCCGCACTAGATCAGGATGAAAAAGAATTTATCCTGAACGGTGTTAAATGGTTGAATGATCTTTCGCTCGAAAAGCATGAAGCTGTTTTTACACAATTATCAAAATTGCAGCAAACAGATATGCTTAATCAAATTACAAAGAGCAAGGCAGGTCGGAGGTGGGTTTCCAGATTACTTACCTATATATTTGAAGCTTTGTTGGGTGACCCTGTCTATGGTGGCAATCCTGATGGTATTGGATGGAAGTGGCTGAATCACCATCCGGGATTCCCTCGTCCTCCTAAGCGTAAACTTTATTGGAATTTAAGAAGAGTATGA